One Falsarthrobacter nasiphocae DNA segment encodes these proteins:
- a CDS encoding threonine/serine exporter family protein yields MSQDPVTSPQDRLAALVGVSPELSTGPVEHPTDPETPEKGSEGRPAPGRAGREETGSAGVDPTSALAATPGSVGAPAVRGTAAARRLLRKMVQGEAPPTQAMAITDRLAGSPYARSMPRFEPPETAGINAYEGARKTLDLALHLAEVMFRYGAGALEVETSMIAVTAAYGLRDVDVDITNQSVQLNYSPPGQTPITVLRVVRSWTNNYAGLVMVHDLVTKIVAGGVSRTDAADELRRITKRPKPFAKWMVTVAGAVFCGLIVIMIGGHVPEALVTTAATLVSGLAARQLSRWRVPDFYSTTVSAFVVTAFAMGMFALNDGFRPSLAVAGGLVLLVPAGRTVGAVQDAINGFPVTAAGRLLSAMLTFGAIVVGIAVPVVVASIIGVEQLDVTWKPVPYLSPWATAIVVFAAASLIVVFEQSQVRLLLPTAVVATVGYAAYVIFIGLGFGERLTPALAAGVVGFVARIVALRLGAPQLVVAVPAVLYLLPGLSIFRAMYTLTIEESTFTGVGGLAGALMIILGLAAGLVAGDNLARPLTRASQSTVDQRRGRRR; encoded by the coding sequence GTGTCGCAGGACCCCGTCACCTCGCCGCAGGACCGGCTGGCGGCGCTCGTGGGGGTCAGCCCCGAGCTCTCGACCGGGCCCGTGGAGCACCCCACGGACCCCGAGACCCCTGAGAAGGGCTCGGAGGGCCGGCCCGCGCCTGGCCGCGCGGGACGGGAGGAGACCGGGTCAGCAGGGGTTGACCCAACGAGCGCGCTCGCGGCCACACCCGGCTCCGTGGGCGCCCCCGCCGTTCGAGGCACGGCGGCCGCCCGCAGGCTTCTGCGCAAAATGGTCCAGGGCGAGGCCCCGCCCACCCAGGCCATGGCGATCACCGACCGGCTCGCAGGCTCGCCCTACGCCCGCTCGATGCCCCGCTTCGAGCCGCCCGAGACCGCCGGGATCAACGCCTACGAAGGCGCCCGGAAGACGCTCGATCTCGCTCTGCACCTCGCCGAGGTCATGTTCCGCTATGGCGCCGGCGCCCTCGAGGTGGAGACAAGCATGATCGCCGTGACGGCGGCGTATGGGCTGAGGGATGTCGACGTCGACATCACGAACCAGTCAGTCCAGCTCAACTATTCCCCGCCGGGGCAGACGCCCATCACCGTCCTGCGCGTTGTGCGCTCCTGGACGAACAACTACGCGGGCCTTGTCATGGTCCATGACCTCGTGACCAAGATCGTGGCCGGCGGGGTGAGCCGCACGGACGCGGCCGACGAGCTCCGGCGAATCACGAAGCGGCCCAAGCCGTTCGCCAAGTGGATGGTCACGGTGGCCGGCGCTGTCTTCTGCGGGCTGATCGTCATCATGATCGGAGGCCACGTCCCGGAGGCGCTCGTGACAACCGCCGCGACCCTCGTGTCCGGCCTCGCGGCACGGCAGCTCTCCCGCTGGCGCGTCCCGGACTTCTACTCGACGACGGTGAGCGCGTTCGTCGTCACCGCCTTCGCCATGGGGATGTTCGCGCTCAACGACGGCTTCCGCCCGTCCCTCGCCGTGGCCGGCGGGCTCGTCCTCCTCGTGCCGGCCGGACGCACCGTGGGCGCGGTTCAGGACGCCATCAACGGGTTCCCCGTCACCGCGGCGGGCCGTCTTCTCTCGGCGATGCTGACGTTTGGGGCCATCGTCGTCGGCATCGCTGTGCCCGTGGTCGTCGCGAGCATCATCGGGGTGGAGCAGCTCGATGTCACGTGGAAGCCCGTGCCCTACCTCAGCCCGTGGGCCACCGCGATCGTCGTCTTCGCGGCGGCGTCGCTCATCGTCGTCTTCGAGCAGAGCCAGGTGAGGCTGCTCCTGCCGACGGCCGTCGTGGCGACGGTCGGCTACGCGGCCTACGTGATCTTCATCGGGCTCGGGTTCGGGGAGCGCCTCACGCCCGCGCTGGCAGCCGGCGTGGTGGGCTTCGTGGCGCGGATCGTGGCGTTGCGCCTCGGCGCGCCGCAGCTCGTCGTCGCCGTCCCCGCCGTCCTGTACCTGCTGCCCGGGCTCTCGATCTTCCGCGCGATGTACACCCTGACCATCGAGGAGTCGACGTTCACGGGCGTGGGCGGCCTCGCCGGTGCACTCATGATCATCCTCGGGCTCGCGGCCGGGCTCGTCGCGGGCGACAACCTCGCCCGGCCCCTGACGCGCGCCTCGCAGTCCACGGTGGACCAGCGGCGCGGCCGCCGCCGCTGA
- a CDS encoding lipid II:glycine glycyltransferase FemX gives MVNFSARFATAQEIVDWDDHVTSNPNGGNMLQSASFAEVKSHFGWAPRFLVIEADGVQPSYNLALEKSVPGLGKYWYLIKGPDVGQPEHLLPAAEAVREFVRRERLGVFAVRVEPDVLASDDLAASLTGAGLVKVPDLQPNDHTAILDTTLDEQPLLRSLHTRGRNAVRRALREGAQAKRVEPTDENFRTMFELMNQVQDRNAMRLRSYEYYSMFWRAFVEAGQGRLYFAYEDGVPAVGAFVINYGKKGTYKDGGSIPRRKQYGDSHQLQWQAILDLKAEHGITEYDFCGTPPASELKNPEHPLYGLGLFKTSFTKTVVDFVGCYDVVVDRVRYGAWARLGEKVARNLWDRKHHQPFY, from the coding sequence ATGGTGAATTTTTCGGCGCGCTTCGCGACCGCTCAAGAGATCGTCGACTGGGACGACCACGTCACGTCGAACCCCAACGGCGGCAACATGCTGCAGTCCGCTTCCTTCGCGGAGGTCAAGTCCCACTTCGGCTGGGCCCCCCGCTTCCTCGTCATCGAGGCGGACGGCGTGCAGCCCAGCTACAACCTCGCCCTTGAGAAGTCTGTCCCAGGGCTCGGCAAGTACTGGTACCTCATCAAGGGGCCGGACGTCGGCCAGCCGGAGCACCTGCTCCCCGCGGCTGAGGCTGTGCGGGAGTTCGTGCGGCGCGAGCGCCTTGGGGTCTTCGCCGTGCGCGTCGAGCCGGATGTTCTCGCGAGCGACGACCTCGCCGCTTCTCTGACCGGCGCCGGGCTCGTCAAGGTCCCCGACCTACAGCCCAATGACCACACGGCCATCCTCGACACGACTCTCGACGAGCAGCCCCTCCTGCGCTCCCTCCATACCCGCGGCCGCAACGCCGTGCGCCGCGCCCTGCGCGAGGGTGCCCAGGCGAAGCGGGTGGAGCCGACGGACGAGAACTTCCGCACGATGTTCGAGCTCATGAACCAGGTCCAGGACCGCAACGCTATGCGGCTGCGATCCTACGAGTACTACTCGATGTTCTGGCGGGCCTTCGTCGAGGCCGGCCAGGGGCGCTTGTACTTCGCCTACGAGGACGGCGTCCCCGCGGTGGGCGCCTTCGTCATCAACTATGGCAAGAAGGGCACGTACAAGGACGGCGGGTCGATCCCCCGGCGCAAGCAGTACGGGGACTCACACCAGCTCCAGTGGCAGGCGATCCTCGACCTCAAGGCCGAGCACGGCATCACGGAGTACGACTTCTGCGGCACGCCCCCCGCGAGCGAGCTCAAGAACCCGGAACACCCCCTGTACGGCCTGGGCCTCTTCAAGACGAGCTTCACGAAGACGGTGGTGGACTTCGTGGGCTGCTACGACGTCGTCGTTGACCGTGTGCGGTACGGCGCGTGGGCGCGCCTGGGCGAGAAGGTGGCCCGCAACCTCTGGGACCGCAAGCACCACCAGCCGTTCTACTGA